Proteins from one Malaya genurostris strain Urasoe2022 chromosome 2, Malgen_1.1, whole genome shotgun sequence genomic window:
- the LOC131427602 gene encoding uncharacterized protein LOC131427602, giving the protein MDIGHGEMFEAAASLQSINQDMVKSISYLRGERKKLADKIAAQEEEHQAVENDITQLRQKLDQLAQELEKNRQQLQTQDSKLMEAEIGYGKVVDTMRMLLMSVKNDRKFNQ; this is encoded by the coding sequence ATGGACATCGGTCACGGAGAAATGTTCGAAGCTGCTGCCAGTCTGCAATCTATCAACCAGGATATGGTAAAAAGTATAAGCTATCTCCGCGGGGAACGCAAAAAGCTGGCGGATAAAATTGCTGCCCAGGAGGAAGAACATCAAGCAGTGGAAAATGATATCACTCAGCTTCGTCAGAAACTAGACCAGTTAGCCCAGGAATTAGAAAAGAACCGCCAACAGTTGCAAACGCAAGATTCTAAACTGATGGAAGCAGAAATAGGGTATGGTAAAGTCGTAGACACAATGCGTATGTTACTAATGTCCGTTAAGAACGATAGAAAATttaatcagtaa
- the LOC131428820 gene encoding uncharacterized protein LOC131428820, with translation MHDSNPNKLNCTPTKPPTPRHQKEEKDTIKPTSTPTPASTPSGDVPPPGDAPPAAVDVGYLGIPQASVTNNYNIPTKSSPHFCLPLSLPTSTSSTSQTTTDHVALYCPPTAVEGTSRRTVSHDKITPPKTIIPLGSNQQPSHTRHSREISGVPDSLSAPAWRGAEGKTPDCLLPHLLTKPYENQTSKAPTDSHREPSPIPGCSWYKPYISNIQNDEQTNYALNHITDQPNRNTREPATDYKSVEETSNGSRKRNERRNPNLPRNHTKPYINTNKGKNSPSSSNSDRSTSSHTQKHCTLAVQWNINGLRPNLGDLQMMTSRIDPLYLAIQETHLRDTDPSPWLSNRYLWDLKSGANIYQTIGLGIRTDLPSDPVTLDTDLIALARRVSYPTPCTIVSIYIPKEVKDMKDKLKKLINQLPSPFLIMGDFNAHNTFWGSKQSCHRGKCILEAAEETDSIILNDGNTTFLRGRASSAIDITICSNSLATACGWSVAHDKGNSDHFPIEITYSCTPPSTSRPKRWLYDQADWASYEDNVSDMLDRDRQYSPEQLSEIIVRAAESSIPKTSGTPPHRAVHWWNPDVEKVLKERRKALRTLKRTAPINPHWEERSAEYKKLRNQARKAVATAKSDSWNEFLNGISPDTSTSEMWRRVNALSGKRRQNGFSLMANGNLIVNPIDIANEIGKYFESLSSNESLPSTFMKQKIESEITPTSFVPNSRQAYNQPFSATELAAALGAVRSKSAGIDDVSYPLLKHMPPVGKRALLDAFNRIWEGSPIPDAWKIAVVIPIPKRCQGVRSPSDFRPISLLPCSAKIMERLVNRRLTTLLEKRNLLDRRQFAFRKGLGTNIYMGCLGNCINKALADGSHIDIAILDIAKAYNTVWREGVLRQLHQWGIRGNHGLFLKQYLNKRNFKVRIGGHLSSQFNEVNGVPQGSVLAVTLFLISMNSMFATLPKGIHIFVYADDILLVSIGKTIARTRIKLQSAVNAVGKWACSVGFNISAPKCVYTHCCASQHRATDRPIKHNGANIPFKKQPIILGVTIDRKLTFKPHFQKVKKDCESRKRLMRTITSRHKKCNRQTALRICQAIIQSRVFYGIELTSSNWIELVSTLSPLFHGAIRIASNLLPSSPAEATCIEAGTLPFQWTTAVAIVRRALGFLEKTSGNDCVLLQTAKTVYENFAGTRLPKLARLLRVTDRPWFERGPNLDISLSHLIKVGDPPSTNLERYNRLVNRRYTNHTRLYTDGSKLDDSVGIGVSGTEPGLALRLPPSCSIFSAEAEAIVIATLKKPENIPTVIFSDSLSVISALQSGESRHPYVQQIEQNCDPLTTLCWVPGHCGIRGNEDADRLAALGRRSRTFHTKKVPASDIANYFERIATDHFIAHWRNQPGHTQKIKGSPDRWVDRNNRIEQKILSRLRVGHTRTTHAHTISKVSPTICGTCNTRLTVEHILVNCRGTDTTLLPQGSQPPRVHITQQLHLQQHPGPLPHPERMMERIQVATPPDTKQTSLPTTVRERIPPPPSIAGPPPHPQGLVGRTSAAPAELGPTSTRPVGE, from the exons ATGCACGATAGCAACCCAAATAAACTGAACTGCACTCCAACAAAACCACCCACACCAAGACACCAGAAGGAAGAAAAAGACACCATAAAACCGACAAGCACACCCACACCCGCGTCGACCCCGTCCGGAGACGTCCCGCCACCAGGCGATGCCCCTCCGGCGGCTGTTGACGTCGGGTACCTGGGTATCCCCCAGGCAAGTGTAACAAACAATTACAATATACCAACAAAAAGCTCCCCACATTTTTGTCTACCCCTGTCATTACCAACTAGCACATCATCGACCAGCCAGACGACGACCGACCATGTGGCCCTCTACTGTCCCCCAACGGCCGTTGAGGGAACAAGCAGAAGAACCGTTAGCCACGATAAAATAACACCACCAAAAACAATCATTCCACTCGGGAGTAACCAGCAACCATCACACACAAGACATTCAAGGGAAATCTCCGGCGTTCCGGACTCTCTCAGCGCCCCCGCGTGGCGGGGGGCCGAGGGAAAGACACCCGACTGCTTACTACCACACCTCCTAACCAAACCCTACGAAAACCAGACATCCAAAGCACCCACCGACAGCCACCGCGAACCCAGCCCGATACCTGGCTGCTCATGGTACAAACCTTACATCAGCAACATACAGAACGACGAGCAAACAAACTATGCACTCAACCACATCACTGACCAGCCAAATCGGAACACCCGCGAACCAGCCACGGACTACAAATCGGTAGAAGAAACATCGAACGGATCCAGAAAGCGCAACGAAAGGAGAAACCCGAACCTACCTCGGAACCATACCAAGCCATACATCAACACCAACAAAGGAAAAAACTCCCCTTCCAGCTCAAACTCCGACCGATCAACCTCATCACACACGCAAAAACACTGTACTCTGGCCGTGCAATGGAACATCAATGGCCTAAGGCCAAATCTAGGCGACTTACAGATGATGACATCACGCATCGACCCCCTATACCTTGCCATTCAAGAAACCCACCTAAGAGACACCGACCCATCTCCATGGTTGAGCAACCGATacctatgggacctcaagagtgGAGCAAACATTTATCAGACCATCGGGCTTGGCATCCGGACCGACCTCCCCTCCGACCCGGTCACTCTAGATACCGACTTGATAGCATTAGCTCGGCGCGTTTCATACCCTACCCCATGCACCATCGTATCGATCTACATCCCTAAGGAGGTTAAAGATATGAAAGACAAACTAAAAAAACTCATCAACCAACTACCAAGCCCGTTCTTAATAATGGGTGACTTTAACGCCCACAACAcgttttggggatcaaaacagAGCTGCCATCGTGGTAAATGCATCCTAGAAGCTGCCGAAGAGACCGATTCAATTATCCTGAATGACGGAAACACCACTTTCCTACGCGGACGCGCTTCCTCCGCAATAGACATCACCATATGCTCAAACTCACTCGCGACTGCGTGCGGCTGGTCGGTCGCGCACGACAAGGGAAACAGTGATCACTTCCCAATCGAGATAACTTACAGTTGCACACCCCCATCCACCTCACGACCCAAACGATGGCTCTATGACCAGGCCGATTGGGCTTCCTACGAAGACAACGTTTCAGATATGCTGGATCGCGACCGTCAATACTCACCTGAGCAACTCTCCGAAATCATAGTCCGTGCGGCTGAAAGCAGCATACCTAAAACTAGTGGAACTCCGCCGCACCGTGCCGTCCACTGGTGGAATCCAGACGTGGAAAAAGTGCTAAAAGAAAGACGCAAAGCCCTCCGAACACTAAAAAGAACTGCCCCAATCAACCCTCACTGGGAGGAAAGATCCGCAGAATACAAAAAGCTCCGGAACCAAGCAAGGAAAGCTGTAGCAACCGCAAAATCTGACAGCTGGAACGAATTTTTGAACGGGATTAGTCCAGACACATCGACATCAGAAATGTGGCGAAGAGTAAACGCACTGAGCGGTAAAAGGAGACAAAACGGTTTCTCCCTCATGGCAAACGGGAATTTAATCGTTAATCCAATAGACATAGCCAACGAGATCGGCAAATACTTCGAAAGCCTCTCGTCTAACGAATCCCTTCCTAGCACTTTCATGAAGCAAAAAATAGAATCTGAAATCACCCCCACCTCATTCGTACCAAACTCGAGACAAGCATACAATCAACCCTTCTCGGCTACCGAACTAGCAGCCGCACTAGGAGCGGTACGCAGTAAATCAGCAGGCATCGATGACGTCAGCTACCCTTTACTCAAACATATGCCCCCAGTAGGAAAACGAGCACTATTAGATGCCTTCAATCGAATCTGGGAAGGCTCTCCCATACCGGATGCTTGGAAAATCGCGGTAGTAATCCCCATCCCCAAAAGATGCCAAGGAGTCAGATCTCCAAGTGACTTTCGTCCAATCAGCCTCTTACCTTGTTCCGCAAAAATCATGGAAAGACTCGTCAACCGCCGTCTGACTACCCTCCTTGAAAAACGTAACTTATTGGACCGCCGACAATTCGCATTCCGGAAGGGACTAGGTACCAACATCTACATGGGATGCCTGGGTAACTGCATCAACAAAGCACTAGCTGACGGCTCGCACATAGACATCGCAATTTTAGATATTGCCAAGGCCTACAATACTGTTTGGCGCGAAGGTGTCCTACGACAATTGCATCAGTGGGGAATCCGTGGGAATCACGGTCTCTTCCTCAAACAGTATCTTAACAAGCGAAACTTCAAAGTCAGGATTGGCGGGCACCTGTCCAGCCAATTTAATGAGGTCAACGGCGTACCGCAAGGCTCTGTACTGGCAGTCACGCTGTTCCTCATCAGCATGAACTCCATGTTCGCGACCCTACCCAAAGGCATACACATATTCGTCTACGCAGACGACATCCTACTAGTGTCTATCGGAAAAACAATTGCTCGCACAAGGATAAAACTACAGTCAGCAGTCAACGCCGTAGGCAAATGGGCCTGCTCGGTAGGATTCAACATCTCCGCACCAAAGTGTGTATATACACATTGCTGCGCATCACAGCACCGAGCTACGGATAGACCGATAAAACATAACGGAGCAAACATCCCTTTTAAAAAACAACCAATCATACTAGGGGTAACGATCGACCGGAAGCTAACCTTCAAGCCTCACTTTCAGAAGGTAAAAAAGGACTGCGAAAGCAGGAAAAGGCTGATGCGCACTATCACCTCACGTCACAAAAAATGCAACAGACAGACCGCTCTACGCATCTGTCAGGCCATCATACAAAGTCGGGTGTTCTACGGCATTGAACTAACCAGCAGCAACTGGATCGAATTAGTAAGCACACTATCCCCACTGTTCCATGGAGCGATTCGAATCGCTTCAAACTTACTCCCCAGTTCGCCCGCAGAAGCCACATGTATCGAAGCCGGCACCCTGCCCTTCCAATGGACCACAGCAGTAGCCATCGTTAGGCGAGCCCTAGGCTTCCTAGAAAAGACGTCAGGAAACGACTGCGTACTCCTACAAACGGCCAAGACCGTATACGAGAATTTCGCAGGAACCCGCCTTCCGAAACTAGCACGACTACTCAGAGTGACTGACCGTCCGTGGTTCGAACGCGGCCCAAATCTGGACATTAGTCTCTCCCACCTAATCAAAGTTGGAGATCCCCCAAGCACTAACTTAGAACGATACAACCGACTAGTCAATCGCAGGTATACCAACCACACCCGACTATACACAGACGGGTCTAAACTGGATGATAGCGTTGGAATCGGAGTCAGTGGTACCGAACCAGGTCTCGCACTCCGCCTCCCCCCATCATGCTCTATTTTTTCGGCGGAGGCTGAGGCAATCGTTATCGCCACTTTAAAAAAACCAGAAAACATACCCACCGTCATTTTCTCGGACTCTCTATCCGTAATCTCAGCTCTACAATCCGGAGAATCACGGCATCCCTACGTACAGCAAATCGAACAAAACTGCGATCCACTCACAACACTAtgctgggtacccggccattgcgGCATACGCGGCAATGAAGATGCAGACCGTCTAGCCGCCTTGGGCCGACGATCGCGAACCTTCCACACCAAAAAAGTACCGGCATCCGATATCGCTAACTATTTCGAAAGAATAGCCACCGACCACTTCATAGCGCACTGGCGTAATCAACCTGGCCACACCCAGAAAATTAAGGGTTCACCTGACCGATGGGTCGATCGCAACAacagaatcgaacaaaaaatACTATCACGCCTACGAGTGGGACACACCAGAACGACACACGCCCATACCATTTCCAAAGTCAGCCCCACCATCTGCGGAACCTGCAACACCAGATTAACAGTAGAACATATCCTAGTGAACTGCAGA GGAACAGACACTACTCTCCTTCCTCAAGGAAGCCAACCTCCTCGAGTCCATATAACACAACAACTTCATCTTCAACAACATCCTGGCCCTCTGCCACATCCAGAACGGATGATGGAGAGGATTCAGGTGGCCACACCACCTGACACCAAGCAAACAAGCCTACCGACAACCGTACGCGAACGaataccaccaccaccatccaTCGCGGGCCCTCCGCCACACCCGCAAGGGCTCGTGGGGAGGACTTCCGCGGCCCCAGCAGAACTAGGACCAACCAGCACTAGA CCAgtcggcgaatga